In Hyperolius riggenbachi isolate aHypRig1 chromosome 1, aHypRig1.pri, whole genome shotgun sequence, the genomic window TAACTCCTCCCACTGCCTCTTTCATTGCTAAATCCTCTTTCCACCCCTTTCATGGCTAACTCCTCCCACCACCTCTTTCATGGCTAACTCCTCCCACTGCCTCTTATATGGCTAACTCCTCCCACCTCTTTGATAGCTAACTCTTCGCTCCACCCTTTCATTGCTAATTCGTCCCACCGCCTCTTTCATAGCTAACTCCTCCCACCTCTTTCATAGCtaactcctccctccacccctttcATGGCTAACTCCTCCCACCACCTCTTTCATGGCTAACTCCTCCCACTGCCTCTTATATGGCTAACTCCTCCCACCTCTTTCATTGctaaatcctccctccaccccttccATGGCTAACTCCTCCCACCACCTCTTTCATGGCTAACTCCTCCCACTGACTCATATATGGCTAACTCCTCCCACCTCTTTCATAGCtaactcctccctccacccctttcATGGCTAACTCCTCCACCACTTCTATAATGGCTAACTCCTCCCACTGCCTCTTTCATTGCTAAATCCTCTTTCCACCCCTTTCATGGCtaactcctcccaccatctctTTCATGGCTAACTCCTCCCACTGCCTCTTATATGGCTAACTCCTCCCACCTCTTTGATAGCTAACTCTTCCCTCCACCCTTTCATTGCTAATTCGTCCCACCGCCTCTTTCATAGCTAACTCCTCCCACAACCTCTTTCATAGCTAACTCCCCCATCCACCTTTTTCATGGCTAACCCCTCCCACTGCCTTTAATGGCTAACTTGCAGAGTAGGGGGCACAGGCTTGGGTCAGGGTAGGCAGAGGTCATGCAGGGTAGAGGGCACAGGCTGGGGTCAGGGTAGGCAGAGGTCATGCAGGGTAGAGGgcacaggctgaggtcagggtAGGCAGAGGTCATGCAGAGTAGAGGGCACAGGCTGGAGTCAGGGTAGGCAGAGGTCATGCAGGGTAGAGGGCACAGGCTTGGGTCAGGGAAGGCAGAGGTCATGCAGAGTAGAGGGCACAGGCTAAGGTCAGGGTAGGATGAGGTCATGCAGAGTAGAGGGCTCAAGCAGAGGTCATTCAGAGAAGAGGGCTCAGGATGGGGTCAGGGTAGGAAGAGGTCATGCAGAGTAGAGGGCTCAGGCTGAGGTCAGGGTAGGCAGAGGTCATGCAGGGTAGAGGGCACAGGCTGGGGTCAGGGTAGGCAGAGGTCATGCAGAGTAAGGGGCACAGGCTGGGTTCAGGGTAAGCAGAGGTCATGCAGATTAAGGGGCACAGGCTGGGGTCAGGGTAGGCAGAGGTCATGCAGGGTAGAGGGCACAGGCTTGGGGTCAGGGTAGGCAGAGGTCATGCAGAGTAGAGGGCTCAGGCTGAGGTCAGGGTAGGCAGAGGTCATGCAGAGTAGAGGGCACAGGCTGAGGTCACGGTAGGCAGAGGTCATGCAGGGTAGAGGGCACAGGCTGGGGTCAGGGTAGGCAGAGGTCATGCAGGGTAGAGGGCACAGGCTGAGGTCACGGTAGGCAGAGGTCATGCAGGGTAGAGGGCTCAGGCTGAGGTCAGGGTAGGCAGAGGTCATGCAGAGAAGAGGGCTCAGGCTGAGGTCAGGGTAGGCAGAGGTCATGCAGGGTAGAGGGCACAGGCTGGGGTCAGGGTAGGCAAAGGTCATGCAGAGTAGAGGGCTCAGGCTGAGGTCAGGGTAGGCAGAGGTCATGCAGAGAAGAGGGCTCAGGCTGAGGTCCGGGTAGGCAGAGGTCATGCAGGGTAGAGGGCACAGGCTGGGGTCAGGGTAGGCAGAGGTCATGCAGAGTAGAGGGCTCAGGCTGAGGTCAGGGTAGGCAGAGGTCATGTAGAGAAGAGGGCTCAGGCTGAGGTCAGGGTAGGCAGAGGTCATGCAGGGTAGAGGGCACAGGCTGGGGTCAGGGTAGGCTGAGGTCATGCAGAGTAGAGGGCACAGGCTGGGGTCAGGGTAGGCAGAGGTCATGCAGAGTAAGGGGCACAGGCTGGGTTCAGGGTAAGCAGAGGTCATGCAGATTAAGGGGCACAGGCTGGGGTCAGGGTAGGCAGAGGTCATGCAGGGTAGAGGGCACAGGCTTGGGGTCAGGGTAGGCAGAGGTCATGCAGAGTAGAGGGCTCAGGCTGAGGTCAGGGTAGGCAGAGGTCATGCAGAGTAGAGGGCACAGGCTGAGGTCACGGTAGGCAGAGGTCATGCAGGGTAGAGGGCACAGGCTGGGGTCAGGGTAGGCAGAGGTCATGCAGGGTAGAGGgcacaggctgaggtcagggtAGGCAGAGGTCATGCAGGGTAGAGGGCACAGGCTGGGGTCAGGGTAGGCAGAGGTCATGCAGGGTAGAGGGCACAGGCTGGGGTCAGGGTAGGCAGAGGTCATGCAGGGTAGAGGGCTCAGGCTTAGGTCAGGGTAGGCAGAGGTCATGCAGGGTAGAGGGCTCAGCAGAGGCACACAGATACCAGGGCATGGTCTGACAGTGAGGTCCTTCACACAGATACGGGAGCGTGGTCTGACAGTGCGGACCTTCACACGGATGTGGGGGCATGTTCTGACAGTGAGGTCCTTCACACGGATACGGGGGCGTGGTCTGACAGTGAGGTCCTTCACACGGATACAGGGGCGTGGTCTGACAGTGAGGTCCTTCACACAGATACAGGGGCGTGGTCTGATAATGAGGTCCTTCACATGGATACCGGGGCGTGGTCTGACCATGAGGTCCATCACATGGATACAGGGGTGTGGTCTGACAGTGAGGTCCTTTACACGGATACGGGGGCGTGGTCTGACCATGAAGTCCCTCACACGGATACAGGGGAATGGTCTGACAGTGAGGTCCCTCACACGGATACGGGGGCGTGGTCTGACCATGAGGTCCCTCACACAGATACAGGGGAATGGTCTGACAGTGAGGTCCTTCACATGGATACCGGGGCGTGGTCTGACCATGAGGTCCTTCACATGGATACCGGGGTGTGGTGTGACAGTGAGGTCCTTCACACGGATACAGGGGCGTGGTCTGACAGTGAGGTCCTTCACACGGATACAGGGGCGTGGTCTGACAGTGAGGTCCTTCACATGGATACAGGGGCGTGGTCTGACAGTGAGGTCCTTCACACAGATACGGGGGCATGATTTGACACAGGGGCATGGTCTGACCGTGAGGTCCTTCACATGGATATGGGGGCATGGTCACGGTAGGCAGAGGTCATGCAGGGTAGAGGGCACAGGCTGGGGTCAGGGTAGGCAGAGGTCATGCAGGGTAGAGGgcacaggctgaggtcagggtAGGCAGAGGTCATGCAGGGTAGAGGGCACAGGCTGGGGTCAGGGTAGGCAGAGGTCATGCAGGGTAGAGGGCACAGGCTGGGGTCAGGGTAGGCAGAGGTCATGCAGGGTAGAGGGCTCAGGCTTAGGTCAGGGTAGGCAGAGGTCATGCAGGGTAGAGGGCTCAGCAGAGGCACACAGATACCAGGGCATGGTCTGACAGTGAGGTCCTTCACACAGATACGGGAGCATGGTCTGACAGTGCGGACCTTCACACGGATGTGGGGGCGTGTTCTGACAGTGAGGTCCTTCACACGGATACGGGGGCGTGGTCTGACAGTGAGGTCCTTCACACGGATACAGGGGCGTGGTCTGACAGTGAGGTCCTTCACACAGATACAGGGGCGTGGTCTGATAATGAGGTCCTTCACATGGATACCGGGGCGTGGTCTGACCATGAGGTCCATCACATGGATACAGGGGTGTGGTCTGACAGTGAGGTCCTTTACACGGATACGGGGGCGTGGTCTGACCATGAAGTCCCTCACACGGATACAGGGGAATGGTCTGACAGTGAGGTCCCTCACACGGATACGGGGGCGTGGTCTGACCATGAGGTCCCTCACACAGATACAGGGGAATGGTCTGACAGTGAGGTCCTTCACATGGATACCGGGGCGTGGTCTGACCATGAGGTCCTTCACATGGATACCGGGGTGTGGTGTGACAGTGAGGTCCTTCACACGGATACAGGGGCGTGGTCTGACAGTGAGGTCCTTCACACGGATACAGGGGCGTGGTCTGACAGTGAGGTCCTTCACATGGATACAGGGGCGTGGTCTGACAGTGAGGTCCTTCACACAGATACGGGGGCATGATTTGACACAGGGGCATGGTCTGACCGTGAGGTCCTTCACATGGATATGGGGGCATGGTTTGACAGTGAGGTCCTTCACATGGATACAGGGGCGTGGTCTGACAGTGAGGTCCTTCACATGGATATGGGGGCATGGTTTGACAGTGAGGTCCTTCACATGGATACAGGGACGTGGTCTGACCGTGAGGTCCTTCACATGGATATGGGGGCATGGTTTGACAGTGAGGTCCTTCACATGGATACAGGGGCGTGGTCTGACAGTGAGGTCCTTCACATGGATACAGGGGCGTGGTCTGACAGTGAGGTCCATCACATGGATAAAGGGGCATGGTCTGACAGTGAGGTCCTTCACATGGATACAGGGGCGTGGTCTGACAGTGAGGTCCTTCACACGGATACAGGGGCGTGGTCTGACAGTGAGGTCCTTGACATGGATACAGGGGCGTGGTTTGAGAGTGAGGTCCTTCACACAGATACGGGGGCGTGATCTGACATAGGGGCGTGGTCTGACCGTGAGGTCCTTCACACGGATATGGGGGTGTGGTCTGACAGTGAGGTCCTTCACATGGATATGGTGGCGTGATTTGACAGTGAGGTCCTTCACACGTTTATGGGGGCGTGGTCTGACAGTGAGGTCCTTCACACAGATACAGGGGCGTGGTCTGACAGTGAGGTCCTTCACACAGATACAGGGGCGTGGTCTGACAGTGAGGTCCTTAACATGGATAGGGGGCGTGGTCTGACAGTGAGGTCCATCACACGGATAAAGGGTTGTGGTCTGACAGTGAGGTCCTTCACATGGATACAGGGACGTGGTCTGACAGTGAGTTCCTTCACATGGATACAGGGGCGTGGTCTGACAGTGAGGTCCATCACATGGATACAGGGGCGTGGTCTGACAGTGAGGTCCATCACATGGATAAAGGGGCGTGGTCTGACAGTGAGGTCCTTCACATGGATACAGGGGCGTGGTCTGACAGTAAGGTCCTTCACATGGATATGGTGGCGTGGTCTGACAGTGAGGTCCTTCACACAGATACAGGGGCGTGGTCTGACAGTGAGGTCCTTCACATGGATACAGGGGCGTGGTCTGACAGTGAGGTCCTTCACATGGATACAGGGGCGTGGTCTGACAGTGAGATCCTTTACATGGATACAGGGGCATGGTCTGACAGTGAGGTCCATCACACGGATACAGGGGCGTGGTCTGACAGTGCGGTCCTTCACACGGATACAGGGGCGTGGTCTGACAGTGAGGTCCTTCACATGGATACAGGGGCGTGGTCTGACAGTGAGGTCCTTCACATGGATACAGGGGCGTGGTCTGACAGTGAGGTCCTTCACATGGATACAGGGGCGTGGTCTGACAGTGTGGTCCTTCACAcagatacagtggcgtgttctgaCAGTGAGGTCCTTCACATGGATACAGGGTCGTGGTCTGACAGTGAGGTCCTTCACATGGATACAGGGGCGTGGTCTGACAGTGAGGTCCTTCACATGGATACAGGGGCGTGGTCTTTTGCTGTCCTTCACACAGATACCGGGGCGTGGTCTGACAGTTAGGTCCATCACACGGATATGGGGGCGTGGTCTGACAGTGAGGTCCTTCACATGGATACAGGGGCTTGGTCTGACAGTGAGGTCCTTCACACGGATAAAGGGGCGTGGTCTGACAGTGAGGTCCTTCACATGGATACAGGGGCGTGGTCTGACATTGAGGTCCTTCACATGGATACAGGGGCGTGGTCTGACAGTGAGGTCCTTCACATGGATATGGGGGCGTGGTCTGACAGTGCGGTCCTTTTCACGGATACAGGGGTGTGGTCTGACAGTGAGGTTTTTCACAGGAATACAGGGGCGTGGTCTGACAGTGAGGTCCTTCACACGGATAAAGGGGCGTGGTCTGACCGTGAGCTCCTTCACATGGATTTCCGGGGGTGTAGTCTGGCAGTGAGGTCCTTCACATGGATACAGGGGCGTGGTCTGGCAGTGAGGTCCTTCACACAGATACCGGGGCGTGGTCTGACAGTGAGGTCCTTCACACGGATATGGGGCGTGGTCTGACTATGAGGTCCCTCACACAGATACGGGGGCGTGGTCTGACAGTGAGGTCCTTCACATGGATACAGGGGCGTGGTCTGACAGTGAGGTCCTTTACATGGATACAGGGGCGTGGTCTGACCATGAGATCTTTTACACAGATGCGGGGGTGTGATCTGACACAGGGGCGTGATCTGACCGTGAGGTCCTTCACAGGAATATGGGGGTGTGGTCTGACAGTGAGGTCCTTCACACGGATACGGGGGCGTGGTCTGACTATGAGGTCCCTCACACAGATACGGGGCATGGTCTGACTATGAGGTCCCTCACACAGATACGGAGCGTGGTCTGACAGTGAGGTCCCCCACACAGATACGGGGGCGTGGTCTGACTATGAGGTCCATCACACAGATGGGGCGTGGTCTGACAGTGAGGTCCCTTACATGGATACAGGGCCATGGTGGACAGTGAGGTCCCTTCAGAAATGATTACCTGTGTTATAAACCAATAGGCAAGTATTTCATGTTTAAATCTTTACAGAGGGATGAATTGTCCTCAAAATGCCCCTCAGTTGCACGACCT contains:
- the LOC137506617 gene encoding coagulation factor V-like, with product MTSAYPDPSLCPLLCMTSAYPDPSLCPLPCMTSAYPDLSLSPLLYMTSAYPDLSLSPLLCMTSAYPDPSLCPLPCMTSAYPDLSLSPLLCMTSAYPDLSLSPLLCMTFAYPDPSLCPLPCMTSAYPDLSLSPLLCMTSAYPDLSLSPLPCMTSAYRDLSLCPLPCMTSAYPDPSLCPLPCMTSAYRDLSLCPLLCMTSAYPDLSLSPLLCMTSAYPDPKPVPSTLHDLCLP